One genomic segment of Hordeum vulgare subsp. vulgare chromosome 2H, MorexV3_pseudomolecules_assembly, whole genome shotgun sequence includes these proteins:
- the LOC123425457 gene encoding protein IMPAIRED IN BABA-INDUCED STERILITY 1-like isoform X2 encodes MGCVASKKAIVSVTPAADSSGVLRDRAPEPAAVSASSLRSSAAAAAAAAARLVEKKDDAEEPGKAVVAVAAASRSFRLRNLRRSLEGEQVAAGWPSWLSAVAGEAIQGWIPLKADSFEKLEKVGQGTYSSVFRARDLDTGKIVALKKVRFDNFEPESVRFMAREIQILRRLDHPNVMKLEGLITSRLSCSLYLVFEYMEHDLAGLCSSPDIKFTEAQVKCYMNQLLSGLEHCHSRRIVHRDIKGANLLVNNEGVLKIADFGLANYFDPSKNHPLTSRVVTLWYRPPELLLGSTHYDSAVDLWSVGCVFAELFRGRPILQGRTEVEQLHKIFKLCGSPADDYWKKSRLPHATIFKPHCPYLSTLRDVFKEVPQHAFSLLETLLSVEPYKRGTASCALTSEFFKTKPYACEPISLPQYAPNKEMDAKLREELHRRKASGRGHGPEASKKSSRLNRAAREQNAANRQTENGEESKTKPKVIKDGAMQVHTKVNGDARLFTDTQLVSAAQVKERARHVKNDLREEIPFSGPLIVSSSSGFAWAKKPEGRSFTRSRNRSSSRGEFTDVDWDNKRQAKENIGLEEQHSRDVHVARVNLKVREPQEVAKRAVLKKWSQLERPDSFDSRDTYHSQNFSNAIYLGDALSSKNSMKDDHYQGERVEYSGPLLSQTHKVDELLEKHERHIRQVVRKSWFRRGIK; translated from the exons ATGGGCTGCGTCGCGTCTAAGAAGGCCATCGTCTCGGTCACGCCGGCGGCCGACTCGTCCGGCGTGCTCCGGGACCGCGCGCCGGAGCCCGCTGCCGTATCCGCCTCTTCCCTGCGCAgctcggctgctgctgctgcggctgcggcggcgaggttggtggagaagaaggacgacgCGGAGGAGCCGGGGAAGGCCGTCGTCGCCGTGGCGGCCGCGTCCCGGAGCTTCCGGCTGCGGAACCTCCGGAGGAGCCTTGAGGGGGAGCAGGTGGCCGCCGGGTGGCCGTCCTGGctcagcgccgttgccggggaggccatcCAAGGCTGGATCCCTCTCAAAGCCGACTCTTTTGAGAAGCTTGAGAAG GTTGGGCAAGGCACATACAGCAGCGTATTTAGGGCACGTGATCTTGACACTGGAAAGATTGTCGCACTGAAGAAGGTGCGGTTCGACAATTTTGAGCCAGAGAGTGTCAGATTCATGGCGAGGGAGATACAGATATTGAGAAGGCTTGATCATCCAAATGTCATGAAGCTGGAAGGCTTGATTACTTCTCGGTTATCATGCAGCCTTTATTTAGTGTTTGAATACATGGAGCACGATCTTGCTGGACTTTGTTCCTCCCCTGACATCAAGTTCACTGAAGCACAG GTTAAGTGCTACATGAACCAGTTGCTGTCAGGACTGGAGCACTGCCATTCACGCCGCATTGTTCATCGTGACATCAAGGGTGCCAATCTCCTTGTGAATAACGAAGGGGTTCTAAAAATAGCTGATTTTGGTCTTGCCAATTACTTTGACCCAAGTAAAAACCATCCTCTGACCAGCCGGGTTGTTACACTGTGGTACCGACCACCTGAACTACTGCTAGGGTCAACTCACTATGATTCAGCTGTTGATTTGTGGAGTGTTGGGTGCGTATTTGCCGAGTTGTTTCGTGGAAGACCGATCTTGCAGGGAAGAACTGAG GTAGAACAATTGCATAAGATTTTTAAGTTATGTGGCTCCCCTGCTGATGACTATTGGAAGAAGTCAAGGTTGCCTCATGCAACAATATTTAAACCGCACTGTCCTTATCTAAGTACCCTTCGAGATGTTTTTAAAGAGGTACCGCAACATGCATTCAGTTTGTTGGAAACTCTTCTGTCGGTGGAGCCATACAAGCGTGGTACTGCATCATGCGCCCTTACATCTGAG TTTTTCAAGACAAAACCTTATGCATGTGAACCTATAAGCTTGCCTCAGTATGCACCCAACAAGGAGATGGATGCGAAGTTACGAGAAGAGTTGCACAG AAGAAAGGCCAGTGGCAGAGGGCATGGGCCAGAAGCATCAAAGAAGTCATCAAGGCTAAACAGAGCAGCAAGAGAACAAAATGCAGCCAATAGGCAAACTGAAAACGGAGAG GAGTCCAAAACCAAGCCAAAGGTAATCAAGGATGGTGCAATGCAGGTTCATACAAAGGTTAATGGTGATGCTAGGCTATTCACAGACACACAACTTGTGTCCGCGGCCCAAGTTAAAGAAAGGGCTCGTCATGTTAAGAATGATTTACGGGAGGAAATCCCTTTCTCTGGGCCCTTGATTGTTTCATCATCCAGTGGCTTTGCATGGGCCAAAAAACCGGAAGGTCGTTCTTTTACTAGATCACGGAACAGATCTAGTTCAAGAGGCGAATTCACTGACGTAGATTGGGACAACAAGCGACAAGCTAAAGAGAACATTGGATTGGAAGAACAACATAGCAGAGATGTGCATGTAGCACGTGTCAACTTGAAGGTCCGAGAGCCTCAGGAGGTAGCGAAGCGTGCAGTTCTGAAGAAGTGGTCACAGTTAGAACGTCCAGATTCATTTGATTCTCGTGACACTTATCACTCTCAGAATTTTTCGAATGCAATATATCTTGGGGATGCTCTCTCATCAAAAAATAGCATGAAG GATGACCACTATCAAGGAGAGAGGGTTGAATATTCAGGCCCTTTATTGTCCCAAACCCACAAGGTTGATGAATTGCTAGAGAAACATGAGCGTCACATTCGGCAAGTGGTCCGAAAATCGTGGTTCAGGAGAG GAATAAAGTGA
- the LOC123425457 gene encoding protein IMPAIRED IN BABA-INDUCED STERILITY 1-like isoform X1, producing MGCVASKKAIVSVTPAADSSGVLRDRAPEPAAVSASSLRSSAAAAAAAAARLVEKKDDAEEPGKAVVAVAAASRSFRLRNLRRSLEGEQVAAGWPSWLSAVAGEAIQGWIPLKADSFEKLEKVGQGTYSSVFRARDLDTGKIVALKKVRFDNFEPESVRFMAREIQILRRLDHPNVMKLEGLITSRLSCSLYLVFEYMEHDLAGLCSSPDIKFTEAQVKCYMNQLLSGLEHCHSRRIVHRDIKGANLLVNNEGVLKIADFGLANYFDPSKNHPLTSRVVTLWYRPPELLLGSTHYDSAVDLWSVGCVFAELFRGRPILQGRTEVEQLHKIFKLCGSPADDYWKKSRLPHATIFKPHCPYLSTLRDVFKEVPQHAFSLLETLLSVEPYKRGTASCALTSEFFKTKPYACEPISLPQYAPNKEMDAKLREELHRRKASGRGHGPEASKKSSRLNRAAREQNAANRQTENGEESKTKPKVIKDGAMQVHTKVNGDARLFTDTQLVSAAQVKERARHVKNDLREEIPFSGPLIVSSSSGFAWAKKPEGRSFTRSRNRSSSRGEFTDVDWDNKRQAKENIGLEEQHSRDVHVARVNLKVREPQEVAKRAVLKKWSQLERPDSFDSRDTYHSQNFSNAIYLGDALSSKNSMKDDHYQGERVEYSGPLLSQTHKVDELLEKHERHIRQVVRKSWFRRGNVVS from the exons ATGGGCTGCGTCGCGTCTAAGAAGGCCATCGTCTCGGTCACGCCGGCGGCCGACTCGTCCGGCGTGCTCCGGGACCGCGCGCCGGAGCCCGCTGCCGTATCCGCCTCTTCCCTGCGCAgctcggctgctgctgctgcggctgcggcggcgaggttggtggagaagaaggacgacgCGGAGGAGCCGGGGAAGGCCGTCGTCGCCGTGGCGGCCGCGTCCCGGAGCTTCCGGCTGCGGAACCTCCGGAGGAGCCTTGAGGGGGAGCAGGTGGCCGCCGGGTGGCCGTCCTGGctcagcgccgttgccggggaggccatcCAAGGCTGGATCCCTCTCAAAGCCGACTCTTTTGAGAAGCTTGAGAAG GTTGGGCAAGGCACATACAGCAGCGTATTTAGGGCACGTGATCTTGACACTGGAAAGATTGTCGCACTGAAGAAGGTGCGGTTCGACAATTTTGAGCCAGAGAGTGTCAGATTCATGGCGAGGGAGATACAGATATTGAGAAGGCTTGATCATCCAAATGTCATGAAGCTGGAAGGCTTGATTACTTCTCGGTTATCATGCAGCCTTTATTTAGTGTTTGAATACATGGAGCACGATCTTGCTGGACTTTGTTCCTCCCCTGACATCAAGTTCACTGAAGCACAG GTTAAGTGCTACATGAACCAGTTGCTGTCAGGACTGGAGCACTGCCATTCACGCCGCATTGTTCATCGTGACATCAAGGGTGCCAATCTCCTTGTGAATAACGAAGGGGTTCTAAAAATAGCTGATTTTGGTCTTGCCAATTACTTTGACCCAAGTAAAAACCATCCTCTGACCAGCCGGGTTGTTACACTGTGGTACCGACCACCTGAACTACTGCTAGGGTCAACTCACTATGATTCAGCTGTTGATTTGTGGAGTGTTGGGTGCGTATTTGCCGAGTTGTTTCGTGGAAGACCGATCTTGCAGGGAAGAACTGAG GTAGAACAATTGCATAAGATTTTTAAGTTATGTGGCTCCCCTGCTGATGACTATTGGAAGAAGTCAAGGTTGCCTCATGCAACAATATTTAAACCGCACTGTCCTTATCTAAGTACCCTTCGAGATGTTTTTAAAGAGGTACCGCAACATGCATTCAGTTTGTTGGAAACTCTTCTGTCGGTGGAGCCATACAAGCGTGGTACTGCATCATGCGCCCTTACATCTGAG TTTTTCAAGACAAAACCTTATGCATGTGAACCTATAAGCTTGCCTCAGTATGCACCCAACAAGGAGATGGATGCGAAGTTACGAGAAGAGTTGCACAG AAGAAAGGCCAGTGGCAGAGGGCATGGGCCAGAAGCATCAAAGAAGTCATCAAGGCTAAACAGAGCAGCAAGAGAACAAAATGCAGCCAATAGGCAAACTGAAAACGGAGAG GAGTCCAAAACCAAGCCAAAGGTAATCAAGGATGGTGCAATGCAGGTTCATACAAAGGTTAATGGTGATGCTAGGCTATTCACAGACACACAACTTGTGTCCGCGGCCCAAGTTAAAGAAAGGGCTCGTCATGTTAAGAATGATTTACGGGAGGAAATCCCTTTCTCTGGGCCCTTGATTGTTTCATCATCCAGTGGCTTTGCATGGGCCAAAAAACCGGAAGGTCGTTCTTTTACTAGATCACGGAACAGATCTAGTTCAAGAGGCGAATTCACTGACGTAGATTGGGACAACAAGCGACAAGCTAAAGAGAACATTGGATTGGAAGAACAACATAGCAGAGATGTGCATGTAGCACGTGTCAACTTGAAGGTCCGAGAGCCTCAGGAGGTAGCGAAGCGTGCAGTTCTGAAGAAGTGGTCACAGTTAGAACGTCCAGATTCATTTGATTCTCGTGACACTTATCACTCTCAGAATTTTTCGAATGCAATATATCTTGGGGATGCTCTCTCATCAAAAAATAGCATGAAG GATGACCACTATCAAGGAGAGAGGGTTGAATATTCAGGCCCTTTATTGTCCCAAACCCACAAGGTTGATGAATTGCTAGAGAAACATGAGCGTCACATTCGGCAAGTGGTCCGAAAATCGTGGTTCAGGAGAGGTAATGTGGTTTCATAA